A genomic region of Neisseria cinerea contains the following coding sequences:
- a CDS encoding NAD(P)H-dependent flavin oxidoreductase — protein sequence MQNIFDPLIIRGKSLIPIVQGGMGVGVSASGLSSAVARENGIGTIASVDLRHLHEDLLAESQINPSEEKYTSLNCTALDREIQKAKSASEGKGLIAVNVMKAVKDHAAYVRQACESGADAVVMGAGLPLDLPEMTEGYHKDVALLPILSESRGINIVLKRWMKKGILPDAIVVEHPAHAAGHLGASTVEGVNDAKFDFKRVIEETFEVFKSLGLESEKIPLILAGGMANFEKVKTALKNWGASAVQIGTAFAVTEEGDAHLNFKKTLAGAETEKVVEFMSVAGLPARGVRTKFLDSYIKRESKLQANAKADPRRCTQGLNCLTSCGLRDGLAKAGQFCIDIQLAAAFRGEVDKGLFFRGKDPLPFGNAIRTVRETIQYLLTGSEPVATVGR from the coding sequence ATGCAGAATATTTTTGACCCTTTGATTATTCGTGGAAAATCCCTTATTCCCATCGTGCAAGGCGGTATGGGGGTCGGTGTTTCCGCATCGGGTTTATCCAGCGCGGTGGCACGTGAAAACGGTATCGGAACGATTGCCAGTGTAGATTTACGCCACCTTCACGAAGACCTGCTCGCCGAGTCCCAAATCAATCCGAGCGAGGAGAAATATACGTCTTTGAACTGTACCGCATTAGACAGGGAAATCCAAAAAGCCAAAAGTGCTTCAGAGGGAAAAGGACTGATTGCGGTCAACGTGATGAAGGCGGTCAAAGACCACGCCGCGTATGTCCGCCAGGCTTGCGAATCAGGGGCGGATGCAGTCGTGATGGGTGCCGGTCTGCCTTTAGACCTGCCAGAAATGACCGAGGGCTATCATAAAGATGTTGCGCTGCTGCCGATTCTGTCCGAATCGCGCGGTATTAATATCGTCTTGAAACGTTGGATGAAAAAAGGCATATTGCCCGATGCGATTGTAGTCGAACATCCTGCCCACGCGGCCGGACATTTGGGTGCATCAACCGTTGAAGGCGTAAACGATGCTAAATTCGACTTCAAACGCGTGATTGAGGAAACGTTTGAAGTTTTCAAAAGTTTAGGGCTGGAAAGCGAAAAAATCCCGCTTATTCTTGCGGGAGGCATGGCAAATTTTGAAAAAGTCAAAACCGCCCTAAAGAACTGGGGAGCCTCCGCCGTTCAAATCGGTACCGCTTTTGCCGTTACCGAAGAAGGAGATGCACACCTTAACTTCAAAAAAACGCTTGCCGGTGCGGAAACTGAAAAAGTAGTCGAGTTTATGTCTGTTGCCGGTTTGCCGGCGCGCGGCGTACGTACCAAATTCCTAGACAGCTACATCAAGCGTGAAAGCAAACTTCAGGCAAACGCCAAAGCCGACCCGCGCCGCTGTACCCAAGGTTTAAACTGCCTGACCAGCTGCGGCCTGCGCGACGGGCTTGCCAAAGCAGGGCAATTCTGTATTGATATCCAGCTTGCTGCCGCATTCCGTGGAGAAGTGGATAAAGGCCTGTTCTTCAGAGGTAAAGACCCTCTCCCCTTCGGCAATGCCATCCGCACCGTCCGCGAGACGATACAATATCTGCTGACGGGGAGCGAACCCGTTGCAACAGTAGGACGCTGA
- a CDS encoding TonB-dependent siderophore receptor, with the protein MNQNHFSLKILTVMLLSAYGGSFADGVVPVSDGNTVSLDTVNVRGSHALSGKTEKTRSYTIDRMSTATGMRIAGKDTPQSVSVITRSRLDDKAVHTLEEAMKNTTGVNVVRDSGLQTRFLSRGFYIDQIGEDGITVNVAGRSGYTAKIDVSPSTDLAVYDHIEVVRGATGLTQSNSEPGGTVNLIRKRPTASFKHTGELTVDHRGSRRAVLDVSGSLNKANTLRGRLVGAEEYKKSFKDRVWGRKHMVYGIAEADAGDSSVLTLGGMYQKSREVPDFSGIILPCENQKTAPFSSTPACNRPLQLPRNTYLGEDWSRLSADKYNLFSGFKHVFDNGWQLNAEVSYTKNESDAKVGQFFLKNEHAAGLSGEDAVGFLTEKNEVIPFEPKDKALEKLKAYRDETAKEYRDRKDDFVKNRFDNTAFEQYRNRRAAERKAGFDECMSAPFALDFICQSSWGDPGVDADKSEFVDKALAKEGIFNNAAQRFPNSLYDSSFNRKATANRRYSYMPLRHTKDDRQWGVKLDLTGTYGLFGREHDFFVGYAYGDEKIRSEYLEIYERRHRVRPNTGATHGVYAGSCQEEPDGDLSSPLVRGHKEPDWQAYDEKGNRTVYAEECRNAKKIKTEPKLDAEGKQVYYYDEYSGSRTPVYVDVYELDEKGNKIQETNPDGTPAFSGFSGTVPVWKTVKVADDHVPALYNYAKYLNTNKTHSLTASTRFNVTGRLHLLGGLHYTRYETSQTKDMPVRYGQPASDFQTASSIKADQDHYTAKMQGHKLTPYAGITYDLTPQQSIYGSYTKIFKQQDNVDVSAKTILPPLVGTNYEVGWKGAFLQGRLNASFALFYLEQKNRTVVDFGYVPGASGKQGSFQTVAKPIGKVVSRGAEFELSGDLSEDWKVFAGYTYNKSRYRNAAEVNAERLAKNSSAEPYNFSNFTPVHIFRFGTSFHIPNTGLTVGGGVSAQSGTSSLYNIRQGGYGLIDGFVRYELGKHAKLSLIGTNLNGRTYFENNYNRTRGANNFYGEPRTVSMKLDWQF; encoded by the coding sequence ATGAATCAAAATCATTTTTCACTTAAAATTCTGACCGTTATGCTGTTATCGGCTTACGGTGGTTCTTTTGCAGACGGTGTTGTGCCTGTTTCAGACGGCAATACCGTCAGTCTGGATACGGTCAATGTACGTGGCTCTCATGCTTTGTCGGGCAAGACCGAAAAGACCCGTTCTTATACGATAGATCGGATGTCCACCGCCACAGGTATGAGGATTGCGGGCAAGGATACGCCGCAGTCGGTCAGCGTCATCACGCGCAGCCGCCTTGACGATAAGGCGGTGCATACGCTTGAAGAGGCAATGAAAAATACGACGGGTGTCAACGTTGTGCGCGATTCAGGCTTGCAGACGCGGTTTTTGTCACGCGGTTTCTATATTGATCAGATTGGTGAAGACGGTATTACCGTCAATGTTGCAGGCCGTTCGGGATATACGGCGAAAATCGACGTGTCTCCGAGTACCGATTTGGCGGTTTATGACCATATTGAAGTTGTACGGGGTGCAACGGGGTTGACCCAATCCAATTCAGAGCCGGGCGGAACCGTCAATTTGATCCGTAAGCGACCTACCGCTTCTTTCAAACATACCGGAGAGCTGACCGTCGACCATCGTGGCAGCCGGCGTGCAGTGTTGGATGTTTCAGGCAGCCTGAATAAGGCGAATACCTTACGCGGAAGGTTGGTGGGTGCGGAAGAGTATAAAAAATCGTTTAAAGACCGCGTTTGGGGCAGGAAACATATGGTTTACGGCATTGCCGAAGCCGATGCGGGCGACAGCAGTGTGCTTACTTTGGGCGGCATGTATCAGAAGAGTAGGGAGGTTCCTGATTTTTCTGGCATTATTTTGCCCTGTGAAAATCAGAAAACTGCCCCGTTCAGTTCAACGCCTGCCTGCAACCGGCCTTTGCAACTGCCGCGCAACACTTATTTGGGGGAGGATTGGTCGCGGTTGAGTGCCGACAAATACAACCTTTTCTCAGGTTTCAAACATGTGTTTGACAACGGTTGGCAGCTCAATGCCGAAGTGTCTTATACCAAGAATGAATCCGATGCGAAGGTGGGGCAGTTTTTTCTGAAAAACGAACATGCGGCGGGTTTGTCGGGTGAGGATGCGGTAGGCTTTTTGACCGAAAAAAACGAAGTCATCCCGTTCGAGCCGAAAGATAAGGCATTGGAGAAACTGAAAGCATATCGTGACGAAACCGCCAAGGAATACCGGGATCGCAAAGACGATTTTGTTAAAAACCGTTTCGATAATACTGCTTTTGAACAGTACCGCAACCGCCGTGCCGCAGAACGCAAAGCCGGTTTTGACGAGTGTATGAGTGCCCCTTTTGCGCTGGACTTTATCTGTCAAAGTTCTTGGGGGGATCCGGGCGTTGATGCCGATAAGTCGGAATTTGTCGATAAAGCCCTTGCGAAGGAGGGCATCTTTAATAATGCGGCACAACGTTTTCCAAACAGCCTGTATGACTCTTCCTTTAATCGTAAGGCTACCGCTAACCGACGATACAGTTATATGCCGTTGCGGCATACCAAAGACGACCGCCAATGGGGAGTCAAACTTGACCTGACCGGCACATACGGGCTGTTCGGGCGGGAACATGATTTCTTTGTCGGCTATGCCTACGGCGATGAAAAGATACGTTCCGAATATCTTGAAATCTACGAACGCCGCCACAGAGTACGTCCGAATACGGGGGCAACGCACGGCGTGTATGCGGGAAGTTGTCAGGAGGAGCCGGACGGCGATTTGTCGTCTCCTTTGGTCAGGGGGCATAAAGAACCCGATTGGCAGGCGTACGATGAAAAAGGCAACCGTACCGTTTATGCCGAAGAATGCAGGAATGCCAAGAAAATAAAAACCGAGCCCAAGCTCGATGCCGAAGGCAAGCAGGTGTATTACTATGACGAATACAGCGGCAGCCGGACACCGGTATATGTCGATGTATATGAGCTGGACGAAAAAGGTAACAAGATTCAGGAGACCAATCCCGACGGCACGCCTGCCTTTAGCGGTTTTTCCGGTACGGTGCCGGTTTGGAAAACCGTCAAAGTGGCCGACGACCATGTTCCTGCGCTGTATAACTACGCCAAATACCTCAACACCAACAAAACCCATTCGTTGACTGCCAGCACGCGTTTCAACGTAACCGGCCGACTGCACCTTTTGGGCGGGCTGCACTACACACGCTATGAGACCTCGCAAACCAAAGATATGCCTGTCCGCTATGGACAGCCGGCAAGTGATTTTCAGACGGCATCGAGCATTAAGGCGGATCAGGACCATTACACGGCCAAGATGCAAGGTCATAAATTGACGCCCTATGCAGGCATTACCTATGATTTAACACCGCAACAGAGTATTTACGGAAGTTATACCAAAATCTTCAAACAGCAGGATAATGTCGATGTCAGCGCCAAAACCATTTTGCCGCCTTTGGTCGGCACAAACTATGAAGTAGGTTGGAAAGGCGCGTTCTTGCAAGGACGGCTGAATGCTTCGTTCGCATTGTTTTACCTCGAACAGAAAAACCGCACGGTCGTCGATTTCGGCTATGTTCCCGGAGCAAGCGGCAAGCAGGGGTCGTTCCAAACCGTTGCCAAACCGATAGGCAAAGTGGTCAGCAGGGGTGCGGAATTCGAGTTGTCGGGCGATTTGAGCGAAGATTGGAAAGTCTTTGCGGGCTATACCTACAACAAGAGCAGGTATAGGAATGCAGCCGAAGTCAACGCCGAACGCCTTGCCAAAAATTCCAGTGCAGAGCCGTACAACTTCAGCAATTTCACACCCGTGCACATATTCCGTTTCGGAACGAGCTTCCATATACCGAATACGGGGCTGACCGTCGGCGGCGGCGTGTCCGCACAAAGCGGCACAAGCAGTCTGTATAACATCAGGCAGGGCGGCTACGGGCTGATAGACGGTTTCGTCCGTTACGAATTGGGCAAACACGCCAAATTGAGCCTTATCGGTACGAACTTAAACGGACGCACTTATTTTGAGAACAACTACAACCGTACGCGCGGCGCAAACAACTTCTATGGAGAGCCGCGTACTGTCAGCATGAAACTGGATTGGCAGTTTTAA
- a CDS encoding 3'-5' exonuclease, with protein MIVASRWPLLEKVFLRFGMPVAVVDLESTGGNLYEDRVTEVALVKFEQGRVVRHEWLVNPQKPIPQFVAGLTGISDGMVADAPVFAEIAGELFSVLKGCVLIAHNSRFDYTFLKHEFHRAGIGFSLPALCSVQLSRCLYPQFYKHSLDSIIERLGIVVEDRHRAMADVSALCDYLEYSLSEHGVEAWIRQCFRLMNPKPLPVALPERLREQLYGLPDGMGVLACFDGGGKVNYIGTFERVYSEVSALLDSGKAPFDWCNTEEVRFFPALGSLHAYKIKAELVGRYHSGCYVSAKNLLKTFTTVRFEKGSDGMLNAKTAALKNGVTDNPPTGLFANKKAARRALSLWAETYGLCPAAAGILPDGYAEDEPCPVYVSGRCDKACGRSDEQVLAFTHKLPVLDWGKMHEVEITETDPLTGEKVVLHGMGGALEMDDGFWYFDKDLPDAFKAKFKTDRKNIKEIG; from the coding sequence ATGATTGTTGCTTCTCGCTGGCCCTTGCTGGAAAAGGTATTTTTACGGTTTGGAATGCCTGTTGCCGTGGTTGATTTGGAATCGACGGGCGGCAATCTATATGAAGACAGGGTAACCGAAGTGGCTTTGGTCAAGTTTGAGCAGGGAAGGGTGGTGAGGCATGAGTGGCTGGTTAATCCTCAAAAACCTATTCCGCAGTTTGTGGCGGGGCTGACGGGGATTTCAGACGGCATGGTTGCCGACGCACCTGTTTTTGCAGAGATTGCTGGCGAGTTGTTTTCGGTATTGAAGGGTTGTGTGTTGATTGCACATAACAGCCGTTTCGACTATACGTTTTTAAAGCATGAGTTTCATCGTGCGGGTATCGGATTTTCATTGCCTGCTTTGTGCAGTGTGCAGCTGTCCCGGTGTCTGTATCCGCAATTTTACAAGCACAGCCTGGACAGTATCATCGAAAGATTGGGGATTGTTGTGGAAGACAGGCATCGTGCGATGGCGGATGTATCGGCATTGTGTGATTATTTGGAATACAGCCTGTCGGAACATGGGGTTGAGGCATGGATCAGGCAGTGTTTCCGTTTGATGAATCCGAAACCGCTGCCTGTCGCGCTGCCTGAACGGTTGAGGGAACAGTTGTACGGTTTGCCTGACGGTATGGGGGTGCTGGCTTGTTTCGACGGCGGAGGAAAAGTAAATTACATCGGTACGTTTGAACGGGTATATAGCGAGGTTTCGGCTTTATTGGATTCCGGAAAAGCCCCATTTGATTGGTGCAATACGGAGGAAGTCCGTTTTTTTCCCGCATTGGGCAGCCTGCATGCATATAAGATTAAAGCGGAATTGGTCGGGCGTTATCATTCGGGTTGTTATGTATCTGCTAAAAATCTGCTTAAAACATTTACGACCGTCAGATTTGAAAAAGGTTCAGACGGCATGTTGAATGCGAAAACAGCGGCTTTGAAAAACGGTGTGACGGATAATCCGCCTACCGGATTATTTGCCAATAAAAAGGCGGCGAGACGGGCTTTGTCGTTGTGGGCGGAAACATACGGATTGTGTCCTGCCGCAGCCGGTATCCTTCCGGACGGTTATGCAGAGGATGAGCCTTGTCCCGTATATGTTTCAGGCCGATGCGATAAGGCGTGCGGCCGTTCTGACGAACAGGTTTTGGCGTTTACACACAAGTTGCCTGTTTTGGATTGGGGAAAAATGCATGAGGTGGAAATTACCGAAACCGATCCTTTAACGGGGGAAAAAGTCGTTCTGCATGGAATGGGCGGCGCATTGGAAATGGATGACGGGTTTTGGTATTTCGATAAAGATTTACCGGATGCGTTTAAGGCGAAGTTTAAAACGGACAGGAAAAATATTAAGGAAATCGGTTAA
- a CDS encoding ferredoxin--NADP reductase yields the protein MAASPEAKFTEEKILWVKHHTPKLITFAISRPESYRFKAGQFSRLGFYEGEGFIWRAYSIVSAEYADTLEYFAVLIQDGPMSARFAKMQQGDTILLDKNATGFLLPERFPDGKDLVMLCTGSGIAPFLSILEQPEIRQRFDTVNLIHSVSFPEELIFNDRLAALTEHPLVGEYGHSFRFVPVTTRAANPSGLSGKRIPELLKNNSIEQALHTKFTPESTRFMICGNPEMVKDTFQTLLDMGYAMHRNRIPGQIMMENGF from the coding sequence ATGGCAGCCTCGCCCGAAGCAAAATTCACCGAAGAAAAGATTTTGTGGGTCAAACACCACACGCCGAAACTCATCACTTTCGCCATCAGCCGTCCCGAATCCTACCGTTTTAAAGCCGGACAGTTCTCCCGACTCGGTTTCTACGAAGGTGAAGGCTTTATTTGGCGTGCCTACTCCATCGTTTCCGCAGAATATGCCGACACGCTCGAATATTTTGCCGTACTCATCCAAGACGGCCCCATGTCGGCCCGTTTCGCCAAAATGCAACAGGGCGACACCATCCTGCTCGATAAAAATGCCACCGGCTTCCTCCTGCCCGAACGCTTCCCCGACGGCAAGGATTTGGTGATGCTCTGCACCGGCTCCGGCATCGCCCCCTTCCTTTCCATTCTCGAACAACCCGAAATCCGGCAACGTTTCGATACCGTCAACCTGATACATTCCGTATCTTTTCCCGAAGAATTGATTTTCAACGACCGGCTCGCCGCATTGACCGAACATCCCCTGGTAGGCGAATACGGACACTCGTTCCGTTTCGTCCCTGTTACCACCCGTGCCGCCAACCCCTCGGGCTTAAGCGGAAAACGCATTCCGGAACTCTTAAAAAACAACAGCATCGAACAGGCGCTACATACCAAGTTCACCCCGGAATCCACACGGTTTATGATTTGCGGCAACCCGGAAATGGTCAAAGACACTTTCCAAACGCTGCTCGACATGGGTTACGCCATGCACCGCAACCGCATTCCCGGTCAAATCATGATGGAAAACGGCTTCTAA
- the aroD gene encoding type I 3-dehydroquinate dehydratase produces MHTSLTVKNTVIGSGRTKIAVPLVARTAAELAAVLPQIKNLPFDIVEFRTDFLECAGSIGEVLRHTQSVRDALPDKPLLFTFRRHGEGGSFPCSDDYYFELLDALIESRLPDIIDIELFSGETAVRRAVANAQKNGIAALLCNHEFHRTPPQEEIVCRLKQMEDCGADICKIAVMPQSAEDVLTLLSATLKAKQLVAKPVVTMSMGQTGAVSRLAGQVFGSSITFGSGTQNSAPGQIGVSALRAALDCLESGAD; encoded by the coding sequence ATGCACACCAGCCTTACCGTCAAAAATACCGTTATCGGAAGCGGACGCACCAAAATCGCCGTACCCCTGGTTGCCCGCACTGCTGCCGAACTTGCAGCCGTACTGCCCCAAATCAAAAACCTGCCCTTCGACATCGTCGAGTTCCGCACCGACTTTTTGGAATGCGCGGGCAGCATCGGCGAAGTATTGCGCCACACGCAGAGCGTCCGCGACGCGCTGCCCGACAAACCGCTGCTGTTTACGTTCAGACGGCATGGCGAAGGTGGCTCGTTCCCGTGTTCGGATGATTATTATTTTGAACTGCTCGACGCGCTGATCGAAAGCCGCCTGCCCGACATTATCGATATCGAGCTGTTTTCCGGCGAAACCGCCGTCCGGCGCGCTGTAGCGAATGCTCAAAAAAACGGCATCGCCGCCCTGCTCTGCAATCATGAGTTTCACCGCACGCCGCCGCAAGAAGAAATCGTATGCCGTCTGAAACAGATGGAGGACTGCGGCGCAGACATCTGCAAAATTGCGGTGATGCCGCAAAGCGCGGAAGATGTGCTGACTTTACTTTCCGCCACGCTCAAAGCGAAACAGCTTGTCGCCAAACCGGTTGTTACGATGTCGATGGGGCAGACGGGTGCGGTCAGCCGGCTTGCCGGACAGGTGTTCGGCTCAAGCATCACGTTCGGTTCGGGAACGCAAAACTCCGCGCCGGGGCAAATCGGCGTATCCGCCCTCCGTGCGGCACTCGACTGCCTCGAAAGCGGCGCAGACTGA
- the dinB gene encoding DNA polymerase IV: protein MSSRKIIHIDMDAFYASVELREQPHLKGRPVVVAWEGARSVICAASYEARQFGLHSAMSVATAKRLCPQAVYVPPHFDLYRQVSAQIHTVFRRYTDLIEPLSLDEAYLDVTRNFKNIPYASEVAKEIRAAIFAETGLTASAGIAPNKFLAKIASDWRKPNGQFVLPPHKVMAFLETLPLGKIPGVGKVTLKKMQSLGMQTAGDLRRFERGELLNHFGRYGYRLYDLARGTDERPVKAERERLQISTEITLPEDLPLEQAAGHLPHLAEDLWRQITRKNVEVQSVTLKLKTYDFRIITRTLTYSSVLPDCAALLQAAQMLMARVPPQTEDAFRLIGIGVGRLVPKNQQQGLWA, encoded by the coding sequence ATGTCTTCACGCAAAATCATCCACATCGACATGGACGCGTTCTACGCATCGGTAGAGCTGCGCGAACAGCCGCATTTGAAAGGGCGGCCGGTGGTCGTCGCGTGGGAGGGTGCGCGTTCGGTGATTTGCGCCGCATCGTATGAGGCACGGCAGTTCGGGCTGCATTCCGCGATGTCGGTGGCAACGGCGAAAAGGCTGTGTCCGCAAGCGGTGTATGTGCCGCCGCATTTCGATTTGTACCGTCAGGTTTCTGCGCAGATTCATACCGTATTCAGGCGTTATACCGATTTAATCGAACCCCTGTCGCTGGACGAAGCCTATCTTGACGTTACCCGTAATTTCAAAAACATCCCTTACGCCAGCGAAGTTGCCAAAGAAATCCGTGCCGCCATTTTTGCGGAAACGGGTTTGACCGCATCCGCAGGCATCGCGCCGAACAAATTTCTGGCGAAAATCGCGTCGGACTGGCGTAAGCCGAACGGGCAGTTTGTGTTGCCGCCGCACAAAGTCATGGCATTTTTGGAAACCCTGCCTTTGGGCAAAATCCCCGGAGTGGGCAAGGTAACGCTGAAAAAAATGCAGTCGCTGGGTATGCAGACGGCGGGCGACTTGCGCCGTTTCGAGCGCGGCGAGCTCTTAAACCATTTCGGACGCTACGGCTACCGCCTCTATGATTTGGCGCGCGGTACGGACGAACGCCCCGTCAAAGCCGAACGCGAACGCCTCCAAATCTCCACAGAAATCACCCTGCCCGAAGACCTGCCGCTCGAGCAGGCTGCCGGACACCTGCCCCATCTTGCCGAAGACCTGTGGCGGCAAATCACGCGCAAAAACGTCGAAGTCCAAAGCGTTACGCTCAAGCTGAAGACCTACGATTTCCGCATCATCACGCGCACGCTGACTTATTCCTCCGTATTGCCCGACTGCGCAGCTCTGCTGCAGGCTGCGCAAATGTTGATGGCACGCGTCCCGCCGCAGACGGAAGACGCGTTCCGCCTCATCGGTATCGGTGTCGGCCGCCTTGTGCCGAAAAACCAACAGCAGGGCTTGTGGGCGTAA
- a CDS encoding FixH family protein: MSQNSRIKPWYKHVWPWVLMAGPIFVVIASVAMFFVAQQHATDLVTDDYYKDGKNIDIQLHRDEEAVRRHIRVQVLISPDMNAAKVFVSGEFDGNQPLKLLLMHPTRKADDQTVNLKPVGGVQNDRAEYEAVFKTLPPTNHWYLRVEDAAGMWRVENKWITSQGNAVDLTPMDKLFNNTESK, encoded by the coding sequence GTCTTGATGGCGGGTCCGATTTTTGTCGTCATCGCCAGCGTCGCCATGTTTTTTGTCGCACAGCAGCACGCGACAGATTTGGTTACGGATGATTATTATAAGGACGGCAAAAATATCGACATCCAGCTTCATCGGGATGAAGAGGCTGTCAGACGGCATATCCGGGTGCAGGTCCTCATTTCCCCCGATATGAATGCGGCAAAGGTGTTCGTCAGCGGTGAATTTGACGGGAATCAACCGTTAAAGCTGCTGTTGATGCATCCGACCCGCAAGGCGGACGATCAAACCGTAAACCTTAAGCCTGTCGGCGGCGTGCAAAACGATAGGGCGGAATATGAAGCGGTGTTTAAAACCCTTCCGCCGACCAACCACTGGTATTTGCGCGTGGAGGATGCGGCAGGGATGTGGCGCGTGGAAAACAAATGGATTACCAGCCAAGGCAATGCGGTCGATTTGACCCCGATGGATAAACTCTTCAATAATACTGAGAGCAAATAA
- the rep gene encoding DNA helicase Rep: protein MMKLNPQQLEAVRYLGGPLLVLAGAGSGKTGVITQKIKHLIVNVGYLPHTVAAITFTNKAAAEMQERVAKMLPKSQTRGLTICTFHSLGMKILREEANHIGYKKNFSILDSTDSAKIIGELLGGTGKEATFKAQHQISLWKNDLKTPEDVVQTASNAWEQQTARVYASYQETLQSYQAVDFDDLIRLPAVLLQQNSEVRNKWQRRLRYLLVDECQDTNTCQFTLMKLLTGAEGMFTAVGDDDQSIYAWRGANMENLRKMQENYPQMKVIKLEQNYRSTARILKIANKVIENNPKLFTKKLWSQLGEGEPVKVVACQNEQHEADWVVSQIVKQKLIGGDKTQYADFAVLYRGKHQARIFEEALRGARIPYRLSGGQSFFDKAEIKDVLSYVRLLANPNDDPAFLRAVTTPKRGIGDVTLGKLNTYAHEHECSLYEAAQNEEALATLNNTNRQHLQAFMDMFGSYRAKAETGEAGEFINSLLEEIDYENHLMQNEEGKAGEIKWRNVGDLVSWFARKGGEDGKNIIELAQTVALMTLLEGKDEEETDAVSLSTLHAAKGLEYPYVFLIGCEEGVLPHNDSIEEGNVEEERRLMYVGITRAKRQLTLTHCVKRKKQGTWQFPEPSRFIDEMPQEDLKILGRKGGEPIVSKEEGRRNLADIIGRLDSMKKGNPSD, encoded by the coding sequence ATGATGAAACTCAATCCCCAACAGCTCGAAGCCGTCCGTTACCTCGGCGGCCCCCTGCTCGTCCTTGCCGGCGCAGGCAGCGGCAAAACCGGCGTGATTACTCAAAAAATCAAGCATTTGATTGTCAATGTCGGCTATCTGCCGCATACCGTCGCCGCAATTACCTTTACCAACAAAGCCGCTGCGGAAATGCAGGAGCGCGTCGCCAAAATGCTGCCCAAATCGCAAACGCGCGGGCTGACGATTTGCACGTTCCACTCTTTGGGCATGAAGATTCTACGCGAAGAGGCGAACCATATCGGTTACAAAAAAAACTTTTCCATCCTCGATTCCACCGACAGCGCCAAAATCATCGGCGAACTCTTAGGCGGTACGGGCAAAGAAGCCACATTCAAAGCGCAACATCAAATTTCCCTTTGGAAAAACGATTTAAAAACGCCTGAAGATGTCGTTCAGACGGCCTCTAATGCGTGGGAACAACAAACCGCACGCGTGTATGCGAGCTATCAGGAAACCTTACAAAGCTATCAGGCGGTGGACTTTGACGACTTAATCCGCCTGCCCGCCGTGCTGTTGCAGCAAAACAGCGAAGTGCGCAACAAATGGCAGCGGCGGCTGCGTTATCTGCTGGTTGACGAATGCCAAGATACGAATACCTGCCAATTTACGTTGATGAAGCTGCTGACCGGCGCGGAAGGTATGTTTACCGCCGTCGGCGACGACGACCAGTCCATCTACGCATGGCGCGGTGCGAACATGGAAAACCTGCGCAAAATGCAGGAAAACTATCCGCAGATGAAAGTCATCAAACTGGAGCAAAACTACCGCTCCACCGCTCGGATTCTCAAAATCGCCAACAAAGTTATCGAAAACAACCCTAAGCTGTTTACCAAAAAACTTTGGTCGCAATTGGGCGAAGGCGAGCCCGTCAAAGTCGTTGCCTGTCAAAACGAGCAGCACGAAGCCGACTGGGTCGTCAGCCAAATCGTCAAACAAAAACTCATCGGCGGCGACAAAACCCAATATGCCGATTTCGCCGTGTTATACCGCGGAAAGCATCAGGCGAGGATTTTCGAGGAAGCATTACGCGGCGCGCGTATCCCCTACCGTCTCTCCGGCGGACAAAGCTTTTTCGACAAAGCCGAAATCAAAGACGTGTTGTCTTATGTGCGGCTGCTTGCCAACCCCAACGACGATCCCGCCTTTCTGCGTGCCGTTACCACGCCCAAACGCGGCATCGGCGATGTAACGCTGGGCAAGCTCAACACTTACGCGCACGAACACGAATGCAGCCTGTATGAAGCCGCGCAAAACGAAGAAGCCCTTGCCACGCTGAACAATACCAACCGCCAGCACCTGCAAGCCTTTATGGATATGTTCGGCAGCTACCGCGCCAAAGCCGAAACCGGCGAAGCGGGCGAGTTCATCAACAGCCTGCTCGAAGAAATCGACTATGAAAACCATTTGATGCAAAACGAAGAAGGCAAAGCCGGCGAAATCAAATGGCGCAACGTCGGCGATTTGGTATCATGGTTTGCACGAAAAGGCGGGGAAGACGGCAAAAACATCATCGAACTCGCCCAAACCGTCGCCTTGATGACGCTTTTGGAAGGAAAAGACGAAGAAGAAACCGATGCCGTCTCGCTATCCACACTACACGCCGCTAAAGGTTTGGAGTATCCGTATGTTTTCCTTATCGGTTGTGAAGAAGGTGTTTTGCCGCACAACGACAGCATCGAAGAAGGCAACGTCGAAGAAGAACGCCGCCTGATGTACGTCGGCATTACCCGCGCCAAACGCCAACTCACACTGACCCACTGCGTCAAACGCAAAAAACAAGGCACATGGCAGTTCCCCGAACCCAGCCGATTCATAGACGAAATGCCACAGGAAGATTTGAAAATCCTGGGGCGCAAAGGCGGCGAGCCGATTGTCAGCAAGGAAGAAGGCAGACGCAACCTTGCCGATATAATCGGAAGGCTCGACAGCATGAAAAAAGGCAATCCGTCGGATTAA